Proteins from one Daphnia pulicaria isolate SC F1-1A chromosome 3, SC_F0-13Bv2, whole genome shotgun sequence genomic window:
- the LOC124328552 gene encoding trypsin alpha-3-like isoform X2, whose translation MRMVGSVVAQRNQYPYMVSLGRKNNDRIHKFCGGSLISWNKILTAAHCVTEGKSTHPKDPKNMIVLLGVHELSGKRNDAQLSRNVVKIKIHEKYNPKHWFNDIAILTLENPVKFTKTISSVCLPPQGSNDQYEGRLVFAKGWGRTKEGGKGSDFLRHISKRILNQSKCRQIYNYRPYPSHMMCAYEPGKGTCQGDSGGPLVVKSTGPKCKYEQVGIVSWGKGCARSGYPGVFMRVTSFLPWIKMNT comes from the exons ATGAGAATGGTCGGCAGTGTCGTCGCTCAACGGAATCAGTACCCCTACATG GTATCATTGGGGCGTAAAAACAATGACCGCATTCATAAATTCTGCGGTGGCTCATTAATCAGTTGGAATAAAATCTTGACAGCGGCTCATTGCGTCACCGAAGGAAAATCTACCCA TCCAAAAGACCCTAAGAACATGATCGTCTTATTGGGTGTGCACGAACTGAGCGGAAAACGGAACGACGCCCAGCTGTCGAGAAACGtcgtcaaaatcaaaatccacGAGAAATACAATCCCAAACATTGG TTCAACGACATCGCCATCCTGACGCTAGAGAATCCCGTCAAGTTTACCAAGACAATCTCGTCCGTTTGTTTGCCTCCGCAAGGATCCAACGACCAATACGAAGGCAGGTTGGTGTTTGCCAAGGGCTGGGGACGTACAAAGGAAGGCGGAAAGGGCTCGGATTTCCTTCGCCATATTTCCAAAAGAATTCTTAaccaatccaaatgtcgccaAATTTACAACTACAGACCTTACCCCAGCCACATGATGTGCGCTTATGAGCCCGGAAAAGGAACTTGCCAA GGCGACAGTGGCGGTCCGCTCGTCGTCAAATCAACTGGACCGAAATGCAAATATGAACAAGTTGGAATCGTCAGCTGGGGAAAAG gatGTGCTAGAAGTGGATACCCAGGCGTTTTCATGAGAGTGACGTCGTTCCTACCCTGGATCAAGATGAACACGTGA
- the LOC124328552 gene encoding trypsin-1-like isoform X1 produces MSKFRQSEPAILFLVAVLLSYSGPAEGGQTTKRFPSTQNNTGSEWQTLEEFGEGSNEEMRMVGSDVAQRNQYPYMVSLGRKNNDRIHKFCGGSLISWNKILTAAHCVTEGKSTHPKDPKNMIVLLGVHELSGKRNDAQLSRNVVKIKIHEKYNPKHWFNDIAILTLENPVKFTKTISSVCLPPQGSNDQYEGRLVFAKGWGRTKEGGKGSDFLRHISKRILNQSKCRQIYNYRPYPSHMMCAYEPGKGTCQGDSGGPLVVKSTGPKCKYEQVGIVSWGKGCARSGYPGVFMRVTSFLPWIKMNT; encoded by the exons ATGAGCAAATTTCGCCAGTCAGAGCCCGCCATCCTCTTTTTAGTGGCCGTTCTGTTGTCTTACTCCGGCCCAGCCGAAGGCGGCCAGACAACAAAAAGATTTCCGTCAACTCAAAACAACACTGGAAGTGAATGGCAAACTCTTGAAGAATTTGGGGAAGGAAGTAACGAGGAGATGAGAATGGTCGGCAGTGACGTCGCTCAACGAAATCAGTACCCCTACATG GTATCATTGGGGCGTAAAAACAATGACCGCATTCATAAATTCTGCGGTGGCTCATTAATCAGTTGGAATAAAATCTTGACAGCGGCTCATTGCGTCACCGAAGGAAAATCTACCCA TCCAAAAGACCCTAAGAACATGATCGTCTTATTGGGTGTGCACGAACTGAGCGGAAAACGGAACGACGCCCAGCTGTCGAGAAACGtcgtcaaaatcaaaatccacGAGAAATACAATCCCAAACATTGG TTCAACGACATCGCCATCCTGACGCTAGAGAATCCCGTCAAGTTTACCAAGACAATCTCGTCCGTTTGTTTGCCTCCGCAAGGATCCAACGACCAATACGAAGGCAGGTTGGTGTTTGCCAAGGGCTGGGGACGTACAAAGGAAGGCGGAAAGGGCTCGGATTTCCTTCGCCATATTTCCAAAAGAATTCTTAaccaatccaaatgtcgccaAATTTACAACTACAGACCTTACCCCAGCCACATGATGTGCGCTTATGAGCCCGGAAAAGGAACTTGCCAA GGCGACAGTGGCGGTCCGCTCGTCGTCAAATCAACTGGACCGAAATGCAAATATGAACAAGTTGGAATCGTCAGCTGGGGAAAAG gatGTGCTAGAAGTGGATACCCAGGCGTTTTCATGAGAGTGACGTCGTTCCTACCCTGGATCAAGATGAACACGTGA
- the LOC124328583 gene encoding uncharacterized protein LOC124328583, whose product MRKGMGSSSSTSSGGGNEHTGKLYFDPLADQPGDGYFITDAELRERLGQLVEASEKILEVRYYTNPLYGWQIWQNLLHHAYIVFETDQWWWSIEKNELGVTIQRSKNEAYVRDKFRRQDRTSDLFGNGIQCEQKYKGSHTLQELIDHIYSKDYLNEEYNVVSNNCKDFADKIYQFI is encoded by the exons ATGAGAAAG GGGATGGGCTCGAGTAGTTCAACATCGTCTGGTGGCGGAAACGAACACACCGGTAAATTGTATTTCGATCCCCTGGCCGATCAGCCCGGAGATGGTTATTTCATCACGGATGCAGAACTGCGTGAGAGACTTGGCCAATTGGTGGAGGCATCAGAGAAGATTCTAGAGGTTAGGTATTACACGAATCCGCTTTACGGATGGCAGATCTGGCAAAACTTGCTCCATCACGCGTACATTGTTTTCGAAACGGACCAATGGTGGTGGTCCATCGAGAAAAACGAACTTGGCGTCACGATTCAACGGTCGAAAAATGAAGCATACGTTCGCGACAAGTTCCGCAGACAAGATCGCACGTCGGATTTATTTGGGAACGGAATCCAATGTGAGCAGAAATATAAAGGGAGTCACACTTTGCAAGAGCTCATTGATCACATTTATAGTAAAGACTACTTGAATGAAGAATACAATGTTGTCAGCAACAACTGCAAAGATTTCGCTGATAAAATATAtcaattcatttga
- the LOC124328590 gene encoding uncharacterized protein LOC124328590 yields MENEKTFRRKMTLLSGGWPLDPHVESGFNYKYFPIDSVLRFNLVEDLVLWRQGYSSHLEESILCTLKPENMINIDTMIVGIMGCLFSRNKVILQHFQNFEATFEKSSIISTILGTAARKHGPYLDVVLCTSIMKNWFYPQTIIPITYGYI; encoded by the exons ATGGAAAATG AGAAAACTTTCAGGCGGAAGATGACGTTGTTATCCGGCGGATGGCCCCTGGATCCACACGTCGAGAGCGGATTCAACTACAAATATTTCCCGATCGACAGCGTCTTGAGGTTTAACCTGGTGGAGGATCTCGTTCTCTGGCGTCAAGGATATAGTTCTCATTTG GAAGAAAGCATACTTTGTACTCTGAAGCCGGAGAATATGATTAATATCGACACCATGATTGTCGGCATTATGGGTTGCTTGTTTTCCAGGAACAAAGTGATCCTCCAacactttcaaaattttgaagccaCATTCGAAAAGTCCTCCATCATTTCGACGATCCtgg GAACTGCAGCGAGAAAACACGGACCCTATCTGGACGTCGTTTTGTGCACGTCAATCatgaaaaattggttttatccCCAAACCATAATACCAATAACATATGGTTACATTTAA
- the LOC124328589 gene encoding uncharacterized protein LOC124328589 isoform X1 translates to MENETFFRRKMTLLSGGWPLDPHVKCGFNYKYFPIDSVLRFNLVEDLVLWREGYSSHLEESLIRTLKPEDMINIDTMIVGILICLFSRNKVILQHFQNFEATFEKSSVISTILRTAARKHGPYLDIVSCRSIMKNWFYPNNVIAITYGYI, encoded by the exons ATGGAAAATG AGACATTTTTCAGACGGAAAATGACGTTGTTATCCGGCGGATGGCCCCTGGATCCCCACGTCAAATGCGGATTCAACTACAAATATTTCCCGATCGACAGCGTCTTGAGGTTCAACCTGGTGGAGGAtctcgttctctggcgtgaaggaTATAGTTCTCATTTG GAAGAAAGCTTAATTCGTACTTTAAAGCCGGAGGATATGATTAATATCGACACCATGATTGTCGGCATTTTAATTTGCTTATTTTCCAGGAACAAAGTGATCCTCCAacactttcaaaattttgaagccaCATTCGAAAAGTCCTCCGTCATTTCGACGATTCTGA GAACTGCAGCGAGAAAACACGGACCCTATCTGGACATCGTTTCGTGCAGGTCAATCatgaaaaattggttttatccCAATAACGTAATAGCAATAACATATGGTTACATTTAA
- the LOC124328589 gene encoding uncharacterized protein LOC124328589 isoform X2, translated as MTLLSGGWPLDPHVKCGFNYKYFPIDSVLRFNLVEDLVLWREGYSSHLEESLIRTLKPEDMINIDTMIVGILICLFSRNKVILQHFQNFEATFEKSSVISTILRTAARKHGPYLDIVSCRSIMKNWFYPNNVIAITYGYI; from the exons ATGACGTTGTTATCCGGCGGATGGCCCCTGGATCCCCACGTCAAATGCGGATTCAACTACAAATATTTCCCGATCGACAGCGTCTTGAGGTTCAACCTGGTGGAGGAtctcgttctctggcgtgaaggaTATAGTTCTCATTTG GAAGAAAGCTTAATTCGTACTTTAAAGCCGGAGGATATGATTAATATCGACACCATGATTGTCGGCATTTTAATTTGCTTATTTTCCAGGAACAAAGTGATCCTCCAacactttcaaaattttgaagccaCATTCGAAAAGTCCTCCGTCATTTCGACGATTCTGA GAACTGCAGCGAGAAAACACGGACCCTATCTGGACATCGTTTCGTGCAGGTCAATCatgaaaaattggttttatccCAATAACGTAATAGCAATAACATATGGTTACATTTAA